aaCATTCTAAAACAACTGCCAGCATCAGAATGTTGGCGTTTGTTGGGCTGCTGGACCCTGACTTAAAGGGAGAGTGTCCGTATGTATAAGTAATGGTGTCCATGTATGCATCCTCTTACCTGTGGTTCGAGAGTTAAACATGGAAATGTTTTCAGTGCCCAGGCCACCTGTTCCTCATTCTCAGCCAGTGTTACAGTACATGTActatacactaacacacctcccTTCTTCAAGAGTCTCACTGCCtataaaacacatacacacagtcctATGAACAGTCAGAATGAATACAGTGAAGatacaacacaaaataacagGTACTAGACACCATCTCcccagataaaaaaaaaaacaacacatacataGATCTACACTCTAAAATAGGTCTAACACAATCTCCTGGTGCAGACTTGTCAGAATACAAGTAAACAAAGTGCTCCATCTACTGGAAATGAATGCATATCACAGCTGGTCAGGCGAGTGCTGCTTTCTTTTCATTGCATGTCTTTCTAGCATCTTAGCTTCTTTCTTTGgggacaggaggaggaaaagcaAGGATAAGATGGAAGGAGGATAGAATAACAAGTGTGTTTACACTTCTAACACCTGTTACTGGGCTAAAGCGTCCGTCAATGATTGAAACATATCCTATATTATTGAAACCTGACTTTTCAAATAAGCCTTTTCTTAACCTTGAGGACCTTGAGAACCAAGCGCACTTTTATTTGTGCAATTTATTTGGACATCAACTGATTAATTCAAACAAGTGTATAACGGAGCACATTGCACATCAAATGTCATGTCACTCACGAAGTTTCACCAACTGAATAAAGCGATGTAGTTTTACTTTTCTTGAAGCAGAAAGGAGCCTGCCCAATGccatattcactcattttgaggAGCAACATCTATCATTTTGCACTTCTACCTATTTGTTAAGTTTTTGCAGTGGATTTgacaaattttttttaaattctgtgtCTGGTGTTTagttttgattttaaaaagtattctCAGTGTATTACGTgttataatgttcttttttcacAACGCttttattaactatttttaCCTTGTTATTAATCTATAATCATCCAATGACTACACACAGTAATGCAGAATTGGTCCACAGGTGCtacaattaaaaatatttcagcttATGATACACTTATGTTTCCTCACTCTGGAtgcctcctctctcctctgAAGGCATTTAAAGAATTATACATCCTTAAAGATGGTGAACCTCAACTGATTTTCAGGTCACATGTTGGAGGGTGTAGGATTGAGGAATGAATCAATCAGAGTGTTGATAtccaccctgtgtgtgtgtgtgtgtgtgtgtgtgtgtgtgtgtgtgtgtgtgtgtgttcccttACCGTAGTGAAgagttttctctgtagagggggATATGAACACACTTCTTTGAGACTCCAGTTAATGGCCATGTTGGGTCTCTGTCCCAAACCACTGCAGGGAGCGTCTAATAGTATCCGGTCAAAACTCTCTTCTTGGAAAGGAGGACCATCTACAAACATCAAATGACACATGACACATCAAAAAAAACAGATGCTgataaaaatgttcattatttAGCAACTAAAATTCTGTTTACTCTGTGACTTTTTGATAAACATTCCGTTCAAAACTTTTTCAGCTTTCATTAGATATGCACCAATATttccacgttttttttttttgcctgaaaAGGATCAAAGCTGAAAGAGTGAAAATATTCTTACTGACGATAGCCAGTCTGTTACTTTTCTGCACTATACATCTCGTAcaatctgaaaataactcaaataGTGATGTTGAACTCTAATCTACCTGTATCAGACTCCTGAGTAAGATCAGAGCTCACGGCATGTATGCTGTTGTAACAGTATGCTTTAATACAGTCCAACTGCAGAGTCTGGGCATTCTGACTGATCTTCTCCACTTTGGATTTGATCTTCTCCAGAGCCACTACCACTCCCTGTCCGGGATACAAGGTTAAAAGATAAGTAAAATACAGAGGCTGGGAAACATACAATGACCTTATAGATAAAGAACTGCATCTCAATTTGATGACTAAAAACAGTTTATAAACTAATCTTTTTCATTGGTTTTAAAGGTACTAGTACTGCTATAATATATTGTTCCACACTGCAAGATATACAAGACCAACCATTTCATTAAATACACCTCCATTCTTtatccactttatcagctccactaccTTTGCAGGTGcaccttgtagttctacaattacagactgtagtccatctgttactctgcatactttgttaacgcccttttaccctgttcttctatGGGTGGTGTTTcagtgtgcgttgtgctggtatgagtggatcagacacagcagtgctgctggagtgtttaaacaacTCAGTATCaaagtaacaaagtatgcagagaaacagatggactgcagtctgtaaaagtacaaagtgcacttCTTAGGTGGAgctgacaaaaaataaaatgagtgtagatacaaaaaggcgtacttaataaagtggctggttgTCATATGATTTCCAATATATTATAAACACATTGGGGAATTAATAATATATGGTTATGTTCttgcatttttaaacactgaccTGCATTACtttgaccaaaataattgaCTTCTGCTGGATTTCATGAATACTTTGActcattaaagctgcactatataaGATGTTTTttgggaaggggtctgaagcacaaccgaGGTTACAATTACAAATTTCCACCAGGGAGGTCTCCAAGTCCTCAAATCATGCATCATGTAGGTATTAAACAACCAAAGAAACACTAGTCTGGGGTCAAAATGTTCACAGCACAAGCGAACATTGACTAAGTAAGTGGTAAGATACTCATACAAATGACAAATACACATATGCACCTGATTCCCCATGAGAGCTGCTATGTGTGTGGTTTTCCCTCCAGGAGCTGCACACATGTCCAAAATTCTCTCACCTGGACGAGGACCCAAAACATGCCCCACCACTACTGATGGCAagttctacacacacacacacacacacacacacacacacacacacagagttcatattaactatttatatatatatatatatatatatatatatatatatatatatatatatatatatatatatatatatatatatataattgtatgTGAGTATACAGCCTTTTGAGACACCCAAAGCCTACCTGCAAAAACAGTTCACTTGGGAGTACACCATCAAAAGAAGGACTCTGGTAGAGAGCTTCCACCATTCTGATGGCCAAACCCCTAAAACAATAGAAAGCAAAAGTATTAAAAAGAATTCCATCAATCTTTCAAAATTTatgcacagctgaaatgtaaacaaagtcattcagactggtctgatgtgaaatggttcaactccgatatatagacattttatttattatccaaaatgaccagtgagcttACACATGCCTTCTGAGTTTCTATATGTAAAGAAGATATTGGTAAAAGGGTTAAACCTgacaaatgttttctttgggtattATATTTCCTTACTTTGTATATCTTTGcaaacaatgcatttaaaatgcatgCTTTTCAGGTCAAAAGCTCATGTCAAACTATcgtaaaaacaatgtttcattcattaagcagtgcattttcaaatattatGTGTCATAACATTCTTTGctttagcttttagaggcattaaactctagatgtctggtttctgactcagcaagtttctcgagaacagagcatttcatatcaaaccacatccttataatttaattatgtagaaaaaaagggttggaatccccctttaaaAGAGATACAGTGGGGAAGAGCAATGAAGCAttaaaagaaagcaagagattGTGAGAGAATGATATAAAGTATTTGGGGAatacagaaataataaaatcttTGTCTGAATTAGAACTGCTTTtactaagttaagtgatacttttttaatcccacaaatggggaaattccacctccgcatttaacccatccgtgaagtgaaacaccacatacacactagtgaatacacacacactaggaggcacaCTTGcacggagcagtgggcagccctatccacggcgcccggggaggaATTGGggcttgctcaaggacacctcagtcatggactgtcggctctggggatggAACCGGCAatcttccagtcacagggccagttccctaacctccagcccacgactgccccctagcTTATCGATTTAGATGGACAGGAGCTGCTGACGGTTCCAAACTTCTGTAGCACAATTCTATACCTTCAGAATAACTCATTCACTGTTGTGCACTGTAGTCCATGTAAGCAATATCATAACCCCTTACAAGGATTTTGTTTTGGCAGTATCATTCCACATTTCGGACGTGTAACCAACTTTAGTGaccctataccttaattatgtttattaaaacaaatgactgacCATTCCAtttatcactaccaaaacaaccaTAAACCTATTGAAACTTTAACAGATGATCTAGCTGCTCATCATTTGGCCATTAGGGAAAGGGATGCAGTCTCTCTTCATGCTCTAAAATCTCAATTGAGCTCACCATGCATACAACCCTTTATCACAGCAGCTGCAGCATTTAATGATCTATTTACAAGTGTGTTTTCTCCCCCAAACACCCAAAAATGTCTGTGCTAAGCTAGTgatgtatatacacatgtacataaacatacaaatacaatatatacagttCGCTCGTTGGCAGTAACGTCAATATAAGGAGTTCACCTTATCGGCCCCTCTGCACAAAATATCTCAGCGCGGTCCATAGCGCAGACTCCATTACCCAGAAACACCTTCTTCCCCTGGAATTCTTTAGCTCCACGTGTGCACTTTCCCTCCACATCAGAGAACACTGAGACTGCATCACCTGCCTTCATACCTGACACATAAGAAGACACGCACATTCACAAAGCCTTGTTAATAGTAGGTTTTTTAGTATCTGATGCTCTGAATGGAAATGATTCTAGTTTGATGAATAATTAGCATGTGTACATATGTACTCTTACACTTAGATGCACTGAGGACACCAGGAGCAAAGACATGAGCACCTCTCAATACAGCACTGCCACACTGAGCATCAACGACCACTTCAGAATTTAACACACTCACGTCCCTGCAGAGAAAATTACATTCATACGCATATATATTACTGCTCAGGTCTGTAATCATTAGACTttctttatgttattttatgctGTACTGTGCAGAATTCAGACAGCATccctaatttttttttaatttaatatacaGTGTTTCAACTTACATTCTTTTTACGAGATctgctttcactttttcaaagcaatctgcagggatattccaaatttcagtcttagatgttggttgtATTCTAATCcctgacttttccacagtaatGTATACAGTAACAGATACAATGTAGATTCATTATTATACACTACACAGCAGAAGTATATCAGATGTACAAAAGTACGTGAGATTTAAAATTTCAAACACTTTGGGAAAAACAAGACATTATTTAATGATAAATAACACATTAATTATCTATTTAGTGCACaaatctgatcaacacatttgaaatatgaggcattctggatgttaaatAACTTCATTCCTGATGCTGTACAGCTTTCACAGCCATTTGAGAATCATCTATAGCCCTGCTCATCATTCTGAACAcatctaactttttttttttgcttcctaCAAATTAACTGGATATAGTGCAGCCATTTTAAACGAGTATTTGCAAccaaattagttttattttgttgATAATACTGATTCAAAACTAGGTGTATCCTAGACATGCGAATCTCCTGGCACCTCACAATTCAATAAATTTTTAGGATGCCAAGATGCAAATATTAAACATTCaaaattttttatttcaatagCCTACATCATCATTTGTTTCCTGTGTTTGTCATTAACAAGTATTGTTAGCTGAATGTATCTTACAGTCTGCACACCTGTTCTACAGGCCTGTTTAACCAACTAATAGGTTTAAACTAATATctataaaagggaaaaaaacctacatttgtatttgattttttttcttcatttgtgtcacttattgtatatattacagtgtttttttaatcaaaaaagaaaaaaagactggCTGTGTCAAAGTATGCTAATCTCATCATATCTCTGAGTTTACTTTACAGTGTAAGAAACACTGAGCCCAGGGTTTGGTAGTAACTGAATACATGTAACTCTGTAATGACATAATAAAGTTACAAAAAAGGTACCTGTAGTCTATTAAAAAGTTACTGTGAAAGACTAATGACAGTAATCAGATACATTATAAAAACAGAGGTGATGATTACTAGCAGGACCATATTAAAACCATGTGTCTGCAAACTAGTAACCTCTTGTAGAAATCTGCTGTTTTGAAAGATAAATATGTCACGAGTCGTGTAAATTTGAAGAGATCTTTCTTCAATAGTTTTTTAATGATGGGTGCAAAAATATTATTATGCATAGAACTAATATGCATAGTACTGAGCTCTTGGGCAAAATGAATGCCTTTTTAAACTCAAAGGACAGGTCGATTTCTATGGCACGCAGATGGAGGTCAGTCAGTTTTTGGAATGGTCCCTATTCATAGTCATTGTTGATTAGGGGCCTTAAAAGAAGATTTCTAGCAAACTGACCATTTGACTGTAGAATAAAGCACACACTAACATCAGCCATAATCTTTTGTCCTGTTGAAATCATTTTGCTTTGGTATGAAAAGATATAAGTGATCAAAAGTGACAAAACAATCTGATTACAATACTTTACTATAGTAATACTCTGGATTATGTAACAGATTAAATTTTTAACAGGTATTCAGTAATCTGTACTGGAATTCATTCttaaagtacaaccccaattccaatgaagttgggacgttgtgtcagaatacaatgatttgcaaatccttttcaacgtatattcaattgaatacactacaaagacaagatatttaatgttcaaatggataaactttattgttttttgcaaatattcactcatttttaatttgatgcctgcaacacgttccaaagaagttgggacaggggcaacaaaagactgggaaagttgagaaatgcccaaaaacacctgtttggaacattccacaggtgaacaggttaattggaaacaggtgagtgtcatgattgggtataaagggagcatccctgaaaggctcagatgttcacaagcaaggatggggcgaggttcaccactttgtgaacaactgcgtgagcaaatagtccaacagtttaagaacaacgtttctcaacgtgcaattgcaaggaatttagggatttcatcatctacagtccataatatcatcaaaagattcagagaatctggagaaatctctgcaagtaagcagcaaggcagaaaaccaacattgaatgcccgtgaccttcaatcccccAGGCGGCACTGCGTTAAAAACCGAcgtcattctgtaacggattttaccacatgggctcaataacacttcagaaaaccactgtcagtgaacacagttcgttgctccatctacaagtgcaagttaaaactctgccatgcaaagcaaaagccacatatcaacaacacccagcaacgccgccggcttctctgggcccaagctcatctgagatggactgacacaaagtggaaaagtgtcctgtggtctgacgagtccacatttcaaattgtttttggaaatcatggacgttgtgtcctctgggccaaagaggaaaaggactgtccggattgttatcagcgcaaagttcaaaaaccagcatctctgatggtgtgggggtgtgttagtgcccatggcatgggtaacttccatatctgtgaaggccccattaatgctgaaaggtacatacaggttttggagcagcatatgctgccatccaagcaacgtctttttcagggacgtcctgcttatttcagcaagacaatgccaagccatattctgcacgtgttacaacagcgtggcttcgtagtaaaagagtgcgggtactagactggcctgcctgcagtccagacctgtctcccattgaaaatgtgtggcgcattatgaagcgcaaaatacaacaatgaagACCCCGGACtattgagcaactgaagttgtacatcaagcaagaatgggcaagaattccacctacaaagcttcaacaattagtgtcctcagttctcaaacgCTTTTACGCCttttgagtgttgttaaaaggaaaggtgatgtaacacagtggtaaacacgcccctgtcccaacttctttggaacgtgttgcaggcatcaaattaaaaatgagtgaatatttgcaaaaaacaataaagtttaaccatttgaacattaaatatcttgtctttgtagtgtattcaattgaatatacgttgaaaaggatttgcaaatcattgtattctgacacaacgtcccaacttcattggaattggggttgtactttaaGAATGAATTCCAGTACAGATTACTGAATACCTGTTAAAAATTTAATCTGTTACATAATCCAGAGTATTACTATAGTAAAGTATTGTAATCAGATTGCTTTCTGTCACTTTTGATCACTTATATCTTTTCATACCAAAGCAAAATGATTTCAACAGGACAAAAGATTATGGCTGATGTTAGTGTGTGCTTTATTCTACAGTCAAATGGTCAGTTTGCTAGAAATCTTCTTTTAAGGCCCCTAATCAACAATGACTATGAATAGGGACCATTCCAAAAACTGACTGACCTCCATCTGTGCGCCACAGAAATCGACCTGTCCTTTGAGTTTAAAAAGGCATTCATTTTGCCCAAGAGCTCAGTACTATGCATATTAGTCCAATGCATAATaatatgtgaaaatgaaactaaCTTTACTGTTAATGACACTTTCTATGTTTTGTTATTCTTCTCTCTCATGCTATTCTTCCtagttaatgtaaatgttagccaaaaacaataaactttatccatttgaacattaaatatcttgtctttgtattgtattcaattgaatataggttgaaaaggatttgcaaatcatcgtattctgtttttatttatgttttacacagcatcccaacttcattggaattggggctgTAACTCTCTCAACCCTGGCAGGGCCTGtataaaaatctgattatgataTTTTGTGAATCGAAGAACCTCAGAACCTTCTAAAAGAGAATCACACTCAGAGAGCAGGGAGTTGCCTGAGGTAGGTTATGCAGTGTCTTGGCTGTGGGTTGAGCTGCCTTTGCACTGCTATTCTCATGGTCTTAAATAACCATGTGGGAAGCCAACTGCGGACTGTGGACAAAACCAGAGAGATGTTTttgctgtgcgtgtgtgtgtgtgtgtgtgtgagagagtgaaggagtgtgTGAAAAATACAAAGGAACAGAAATTCAAACAGTAGGACAGAACATGACAGCAGTAAAGGAGAGAATGTgtgagacagatggacagagttAAAGGTTGAGTAAAATCTTGAAAGTATCACGGCTGGCATTTTCCCAGCAGCCATTAGGACAGAATTCCAATCATACCTAGGACCGCTGACTGGAAGCAGCAGCACATCTGGAAGCAGTGGGTGATGGAGGATGGGAGCAGTAACACTGTCGCCATAACAACTGCTCAATTGTTGctgggagacagagagataccATCAGAGGTCACAGAGTTTACATGTACTTTGTGCCACTCTGTCAAAATAAATGATCAGGCAGGGAGGCCTTGCTTCAAGCTGCAGAATATATCACACTGTACAATGCTTACAGTAATTCTACAAAGCTTATAGCAACTTTACAgcctgaaatgaaaacaaattcaAGAAACTGAAtatgaactgaaactgaaatccTTTCATCTATAttagagaaacaaacaaataggTCACAAGAACATATACGGAAAGAGAACTGGTCAAGACTTTGACATTCTTCAGGATTTAACCGAATCGTAAAAAGCATGCCttctgaaatgaccacagagttAGACTCTGACAGTGTGCAGAATCTGTCTGTTGTACAGAAAAGCCAAAGATGAAATctaaaaaataaactgtttttcttctcaaaaataatttattacatCTGTAGTTTCTGTAACGTGATTAATTGATAAGTGATTCATTGTTTAGCTCTTAGCAAttccattatttccattatttacaGTAAGCAAAAATGTGATATACGATGGCATAAGACCAATAAgcgctttataaataaaaacaaaagccacTGTGTTTTCCTGTTGTAAAGTCAGGGAGGACCAACTAACATTTTCATAGAGTAAACAATACTGAGTATTAGTGATAAACCTCAGAGCTGAATGACAGATGGAATCAAAGGTTTATTATTAGCAGATGTACATATGTAAATTGCATTACCATATTTAATAGGTGATAACAAATTTGCTTCAACAACCCTTTACTGAGCGTACgttggaaaaacattttgtgtggATACAAGAACCCAAGTTTTTATCTAAATTTGCAGGCAAGGTTATCAATACGGCATCGAAAAGTACATCTATCATCTAGCCATATGTCAATGTACTTATATTCAGTGACTCCTATGTTGGATCCTCTCAGAGTACAGATTTTCAACGTGCTAAAATCAATGTTACATGCTTTGTAAAAGCTTCTGCATTCAAAACTAATTTATAGTTGTAAAAGACCAATTTTTCCATTGTTAATCGGATAGAGTCAGCAGTGTCTTCTGTATAGAAATGGAGGTGGTGATATCATTCATACAGATACTAAACAAAATCGATCCAAGAAAGGATCCCTGAGGAACACCTTTAGTTACTGATAACAGGTGTGatatattttgctttattttgaaCAACTGCATCAAAAGCTTGGAAAAGATCAATAATGGCTGCAAAGTGGCTGTACATTGTTTAATTTCATCTATGGCAGtaaaaatatcacttaaaacaagtgtgGTAGCCGATATGGTGCCATGTTTTTCCAGATTGATTGATacacaaaaagagaaattaTTTGAGTAAATCGTTGACTACAGATTCTAAAATTTTGGtttataattattaaaatgtctCACCTCCTTTGTGGAGTGGAGTTACCTGTTCTGTCTTCTAGATACTAGGAATTCTTGATAATACAGAAATCTAAAATAGTACGTAGTATGTATTAATATAATCTCTGTCCCCAGTTCGTCTGATAAGGGCCCATGCTTTATTTCTTGTTTGAAATTCAGAAGTGAACTAGGGAGTACATATATCCCAAAGGCATGTGATTATATTATTGTGAGTATATTTATGGTGATGCGACGAAACGTCAGACGGTGTTCAGAGGCAGGCAAAAGTCTCTACATTTTGATCAAAGATTATGGAGAAACAagaattttgttttttcaatgATGTGACAATAGATTGAACTGGAAATGACCAAGGACATGAAATGTCAAGCCAAAAAAGATCCATTTTTAGTTTACGGTGACATAACATCTtcctttcagttaaaaaaaaaaatcactaaacaCTATACATATAAATACTATAGTAGGTGAACAGTTAAGAAGAGCTGCGCATTTGTTTGATGTATAGTTAAAGGTTATTTAAATTATACAGATGGATTAAATTCGTAAGAATaacaaaacatatataaatactgGAAATCTACCCATTTTTTCTAATCTTATGAGGATGTCTGATCCTCATATGTATAGACAGGCAACCACACATACCTGTATGAGGTGTTGCTCCAGTCTGTACTGAATGTCCTGTAGGCTGTACATGTGTGTGCTGGCTCTCAGACAGGTGAGTGAGGGTGGGTGAGACAAACAGGAAAGCAGAAACTCAAACATTCGCTCAGCTTCCTCCTGCCCAAGCTCAGTCAGCAgctgcagtgagagagagagagagagagagagagagagttatgaaaagcaaaaagaaaacttAAACGCACAAcaaataattacacataaaatgCCTACAGAAGAAATGTTGACAGAACTTcttacttgtttgtttgtgtatacACTGTGGAGATATTCCTGCACTTCAGGCCTTAAAGCAATCCGAGGGAAAACGTTCATGTTCATCAAGGACATCATAGACACTGAAAAAAGAGAGTTGCAAGCATTAATCCATTACACTGATGTAACTACTGTAATTCCTACTTTAGCAATACGGCAATGTTCAGAAACTGATCTGAAGTGGAATGAATCAAATGAGTCTTATTTACACTTAACCATTTGAAGTTACTCTATACCATTGgttctcaatcctggtcctgaaggcccactgccctgcacatttttgtgcttttcctGTTTTTACGCACCCACTTCAACCCAGTAATGGGCTGTTAATGAACTGACTTGCTGGATCAGGTATGTTggaagcagggaaaacactaaaaagtgcagggcagtgggcctccaggaccagggcagAGAAACACTGATCTATACCACTTCCAGCTTGTCCTCATGCTGTTTACAGAAGCTCGGTCTCACAAGGAGGATTAAATTGGAAATTACGCTCATAAAATTATgattcttcaagagttcttcatAAAACGCAAAGGCTCTATTCAGAACCACTTCGTGCTTGATTGCTTCAGAATAATACAGAACGTGTTGCtgtatttggttctatacagaatcaaaAAGGGTTtctctgttgttacaagcttgacatcgtaacaacagaGGAACCAATGttgtgctatagagaaccattttcaaaaggtacACATAGCGCTTATGATAGTAAACAGAACCGCACCGTAAGAAGTTCACACTAAGACATTACTGTGTTTCTACTGCATTTACTATAGCAAATTACGGCTCCAGACAACATTTAACAATTCTCATATCGCTACTCAAGCGTATTTACTAACATACATTTTCTTGTTTCACATCACgagcagagaaacaaatattaTCCACATTTCACACCAGCTCGCCTGCACGTTTCTGCACAGCAACATCCTCGTACGTCATCACTGGGCGTGTTTCTGAGCGAGGGATGATGGACATTGTAGTTTTGCTTTAGACCTGCTGAAGCTCCAACACAGTAGGTGACGGTAATGAACCTTTTGTGGTCGGTGAAGCCACACAGAAGAACCGGACGGTCTCGGATGCTTTATGGTTGGGGGATGGTGCTGGTGCTAGAGCCTGGCGGAGTTTCAGTGCAACAAGGCGAGTGAGGGAGCTGTATAGAGCCTCTGTAACTGCCCCGCTTTACTGCCCGCACAGCACAACGCAAAGTTTCCTCTCGCTTAACGGCTGACTCGATAAAAACACTCCGCTGCTGGCTGAGAAGGAACTGAGATTTAGCAAAGCCGCTTTGGCTTTTTAGAACCTTTGCCAGTCCACGTCGGAGCCCAGAAGCAGCTGGAGCAGCAGTGAAAGCACACCGGGCTTAAAGAGCCACTGTGTCCCGGATTCCGCCACTTACTCCGTCTgggagatgatgatgatgtggagGCGCAGCTGCTTTCAGCAGACAAAGAGCTGAAGGGACACAGAGGGTGAACTGAAGGGCCTA
This window of the Pygocentrus nattereri isolate fPygNat1 chromosome 2, fPygNat1.pri, whole genome shotgun sequence genome carries:
- the nsun6 gene encoding tRNA (cytosine(72)-C(5))-methyltransferase NSUN6; its protein translation is MMSLMNMNVFPRIALRPEVQEYLHSVYTNKQLLTELGQEEAERMFEFLLSCLSHPPSLTCLRASTHMYSLQDIQYRLEQHLIQQQLSSCYGDSVTAPILHHPLLPDVLLLPVSGPRDVSVLNSEVVVDAQCGSAVLRGAHVFAPGVLSASKCMKAGDAVSVFSDVEGKCTRGAKEFQGKKVFLGNGVCAMDRAEIFCAEGPIRGLAIRMVEALYQSPSFDGVLPSELFLQNLPSVVVGHVLGPRPGERILDMCAAPGGKTTHIAALMGNQGVVVALEKIKSKVEKISQNAQTLQLDCIKAYCYNSIHAVSSDLTQESDTDGPPFQEESFDRILLDAPCSGLGQRPNMAINWSLKEVCSYPPLQRKLFTTAVRLLKKGGVLVYSTCTVTLAENEEQVAWALKTFPCLTLEPQEPHLGSEGMIGAALSRDQRHLLQRFRPELAWGDVSSGDPSENLLLKASTDTIGFFIAKFIKR